The Toxoplasma gondii ME49 chromosome XII, whole genome shotgun sequence genome includes a region encoding these proteins:
- a CDS encoding tetratricopeptide repeat-containing protein (encoded by transcript TGME49_278630~Predicted trans-membrane domain (TMHMM2.0):936-959), with amino-acid sequence MASKVEQHTAPTPGPRAAREVCKNSSTAACSPVSNSEEPKQQLSIKLQPPDTSPYDSSLDDHADISVSLLSSGIHRRRGATSTISSAPRGTPSSTRSAPTPQLGRGCTTRGIFGSLSSVYSRSAEGKKSDSSPMLAEPVVGSLLMPDGVTIRRPPKLGISSGDPVGTHILRRRAACSGAEPASPSGPFASRLNLSLHRLSVNTSWQRTFRSAAWTSGGRRRGPMSRHLNPTADSLPKIVSFSPSLNRALFQDTCLVAPLRSASSSALFSPQIATSVSEPPPYIPETLSSDLQQSPDSSLLKPVDGIASSPGSSCKASPRLQVAESPLPCLTRLPVSDHASGVDEDEENCAVSVSPESFEDSVCQGSQRKGRARASPRGASPSSHAVGSSLLVPSSPAAVKEGERGEGFQDQSLLAQDEIFREAKKCEDELAANPKNEEAVYRLGVLKFRAGQIEDAISLVSAFLQKHAPKRSKAERRSEDAARDSKLSLDHQSGGGEQALADNPLAGHKQQTQTAQADGTSKSRREDVASIGEGGTAREGGEVNEDNQAKLSKEDECTENGKETDSAEAGATISKDAPSTQSRQPDEGDCFNAEGNPKEEQLDWRVGKAAPIQELFNVILDRRSQVNRRAKDILEDWGPPVYLQLEKLLGHLWFEAENFPEAVRHYWRCIDICPDDAQLFTNLGLAYYEMEAMKEATAAFEQAIKLNDRDATSLSVLAMLLMDEFAEAEEGRLRAIEESSEEPLLPSEEERLRGLREGTERCVTMLQKCLEIDENNILAKLHLSQVYVYREEWDRSEEILQALLEENPDDTHILNNLGQVALNKGDNEKAFQFLERVLNINPEDELAHMHLCELLCKTNQPARALEHFKLCCESSPDSVSLHATCGLPLCEVGKEKEVIAAYTEFIKAHPESAAAKTFKRSLGSMGEDVGFMESTSIIVFIVLPVLLLLMVLLGCAHFFASLASPAPSIHPFADPSHHSEL; translated from the exons ATGGCTAGCAAAGTAGAGCAGCACACGGCGCCCACTCCGGGGCCGCGTGCAGCTCGTGAGGTTTGTAAAAATTCTTCCACCGCGGCGTGCTCACCTGTTAGTAACTCTGAGGAACCCAAACAGCAGCTCAGCATCAAACTTCAGCCGCCCGACACGTCTCCGTACGACTCGTCACTGGATGACCACGCAGATATCTCGGTTTCTTTGCTGAGCAGTGGCATACATCGCCGGCGTGGTGCCACATCAACCATTTCCTCAGCGCCCAGAGGAACGCCTTCCTCTACACGTTCCGCACCCACTCCGCAGCTGGGCAGAGGCTGCACAACGCGAGGCATCTTCGGTTCACTGTCTTCAGTTTATAGTCGGTCcgcagaagggaagaaatCGGATTCCTCTCCAATGCTTGCGGAGCCAGTCGTAGGCTCTTTGCTCATGCCAGATGGCGTCACCATCCGTCGACCGCCAAAGCTCGGCATTTCGTCCGGTGACCCCGTGGGTACCCACATTCTCAGGAGGCGTGCGGCTTGCTCAGGCGCCG aACCGGCTTCGCCCTCTGGACCGTTCGCCTCTCGTCTcaacctctctcttcaccgtCTTTCTGTGAACACATCGTGGCAAAGGACTTTCCGATCTGCCGCATGGACTTCTGGTGGACGACGGCGAGGACCTATGTCTCGTCATTTGAATCCCACGGCAGACAGCCTCCCAAAGATCGTATCTTTCTCGCCCTCCTTGAATCGGGCTTTGTTTCAAGATACGTGTCTTGTCGCCCCTCTGAGGTCTGCTAGCTCGTCCGCGCTGTTTTCTCCGCAGATCGCAACTTCTGTGAGTGAACCACCTCCGTACATTCCTGAAACTCTCTCTTCGGATCTGCAGCAGTCTCCAGATTCCTCTCTGCTGAAACCCGTTGACGGGATCGCAAGTTCACCTGGGTCGTCATGCAaagcttctcctcgcctccaggTGGCCGAAAGTCCGCTGCCCTGCCTCACACGTCTGCCCGTTTCCGATCATGCTTCTGgagtcgacgaagacgaagaaaactgcGCCGTTTCCGTTTCACCTGAATCCTTTGAAGACAGTGTTTGCCAAGGGtctcagagaaaaggaagagctcGTGCCTCTCCGCGGggcgcctctccctcctcgcatgcagtcggcTCAAGTCTGCTGGTTCCGTCGTCGCCGGCGGCAGTCAAGGAGGGCGAACGTGGAGAAGGATTTCAGGACCAGAGCCTTCTGGCGCAGGATGAGATATTCCGTGAAGCAAAGAAATGCGAGGACGAGTTAGCCGCCAACCCCAAAAATGAGGAGGCGGTGTATCGGTTAGGCGTTCTCAAGTTCCGTGCAGGCCAAATAGAGGACGCCATCTCCCTTGTGAGTGCGTTTCTGCAAAAACATGCTCCTAAGAGGTCAAAGGCAGAAAGGCGCTCTGAGGACGCTGCTCGAGACAGCAAACTATCTCTCGATCACCAAAGTGGTGGGGGTGAACAGGCGCTCGCAGACAACCCGTTAGCCGGACATAAACAGCAAACGCAAACAGCTCAGGCCGACGGAACAAGCAAGAGTCGTCGAGAAGACGTTGCTTCAATCGGCGAAGGTGGgacagcgcgagaaggcggagaggtCAACGAGGACAACCAGGCGAAACTGTCCAAAGAAGATGAATGCACGGAAAACGGAAAGGAGACCGACAGCGCCGAGGCAGGAGCAACCATCTCTAAAGACGCGCCGAGTACGCAGAGTCGACAGCCAGATGAAGGTGACTGTTTCAACGCCGAAGGAAATCCAAAGGAAGAACAACTCGACTGGCGAGTTGGAAAGGCGGCACCGATCCAAGAGTTGTTCAATGTGATTCTAGATCGTCGCTCCCAAGTCAACCGAAGAGCCAAGGACATTCTCGAAGACTGGGGGCCTCCGGTGTACTTACAGTTGGAGAAACTTCTCGGACATCTATGGTTCGAGGCGGAAAACTTTCCCGAAGCCGTTCGGCACTACTGGAG GTGCATCGATATCTGTCCAGACGACGCCCAGCTTTTCACCAATCTTGGTCTCGCGTACTACGAG ATGGAAGCAATGAAAGAAGCCACGGCGGCATTTGAGCAGGCAATCAAGCTGAACGACAG agacgcGACTTCCCTGAGCGTTCTGGCGATGCTGCTCATGGACGAGTTcgcagaggcggaggaagGCCGTCTGCGTGCGAtcgaagaaagcagcgaagaacCGCTTT TGCCGAGTGAAGAGGAACGACTTCGCGGTTTGAGAGAAGGCACGGAACGCTGTGTCACCATGCTTCAGAAATGCCTCGAAATCGACGAGAACAATATACTCGCTAAACTTCATCTCTCTCAG GTGTACGTGTATCGCGAAGAGTGGGATCGATCGGAGGAAATCCTTCAGGCTCTGCTGGAAGAGAATCCCGACGACACACACATCTTGAACAATTTAG GCCAAGTGGCGCTAAACAAGGGCGACAACGAGAAGGCATTCCAGTTCCTCGAACGAGTTCTCAATATCAATCCCGAAGACGAATTAGCTCACATGCATCTCTGCGAACTTCTTTGCAAAACAAATCAACCGGCG CGCGCGTTGGAACATTTCAAGCTCTGCTGTGAATCGTCGCCAGacagcgtctctctgcatgcgacttGCGGACTGCCTCTCTGCGAGGttggaaaggaaaaagaagtcaTCGCTGCATACACAGAATTCATCAAGGCTCACCCTGAAAGTGCTGCCGCCAAAACATTCAAACGCTCTCTTG GTAGCATGGGCGAGGATGTAGGATTCATGGAATCCACTTCAATCATTGTCTTCATTGTCCTG CCCGTTCTCCTGTTGTTGATGGTCCTGCTGGGCTGCGCCcatttcttcgcttctcttgcgTCGCCCGCACCTTCTATACATCCCTTTGCAGACCCTTCGCACCACTCTGAGCTATAG
- a CDS encoding hypothetical protein (encoded by transcript TGME49_278620~Signal peptide predicted by SignalP 2.0 HMM (probability 0.970) with cleavage site probability 0.854 at residue 21), which translates to MIRFFQVAFAASSMLASLASARFDFENVHSHQTQGLISGTGSPVVSVVRRPGGRRVWKIEAEAEQRLLEKELGKMTALAREMQTVLNTAQWSPPEWQGLNIAVLMRNQRDFEKALKDIAEAASEEKRRIIRDLAASNIADCPECRAIPPRESGGASEEEASTVETPTDEVPPEEDVPSVPDDEGTEDVPERTPGPAEEVPPEEAEPPENEGTKEAPEQRPSTGTQAPLPSSEEVPPASADEAPEEPTAQEEIPQPTVPEPSPIKGPVTPELTPQEKVCSEGL; encoded by the exons ATGATACGGTTCTTTCAGGTCGCTTTCGCGGCCTCCTCTATGCTGGCGTCTCTTGCCAGTGCACGTTTTGACTTCGAAAATGTGCATTCTCATCAGACACAAGGCCTG ATTAGTGGAACAGGCTCTCCCGTTGTCAGTGTCGTCCGTCGGCCGG gaggcagacgagTATGGAAAATTGAGGCAGAGGCTGAACAAAGACTGCTTGAGAAG GAACTCGGCAAGATGACGGCACTTGCCAGGGAGATGCAAACGGTATTAAATACTGCACAGTGGTCACCGCCAGAGTGGCAAGGACTTAACATAG CTGTACTAATGAGAAACCAGCGAGATTTCGAA AAAGCGCTCAAAGACATTGCGGAAGCCGCGTctgaggaaaagaggagaataATTAGAGACTTGGCAGCAAGCAACATCGCCG ACTGCCCAGAATGCCGTGCTATTCCACCCCGTGAATCGGGCGGCGCttctgaagaggaagcaTCAACCGTGGAGACTCCCACAGATGAGGTTCCTCCTGAAGAAGACGTGCCGTCTGTCCCAGACGATGAGGGAACAGAAGATGTGCCAGAACGGACGCCTGGTCCTGCCGAAGAGGTTCCTCCTGAAGAAGCTGAGCCCCCAGAGAATGAAGGGACAAAAGAAGCACCAGAGCAGAGACCTTCCACTGGCACGCAGGCTCCCCTTCCATCGTCTGAAGAGGTTCCTCCAGCCTCTGCTGATGAGGCTCCTGAAGAACCTACGGCGCAGGAGGAGATACCACAACCTACAGTCCCTGAGCCTTCGCCAATTAAGGGACCAGTAACGCCGGAGCTCACTCCACAGGAAAAGGTGTGCTCTGAAGGGCTATGA